The following coding sequences are from one Oryzisolibacter sp. LB2S window:
- a CDS encoding response regulator transcription factor — translation MSAPALLVADDHPLFRAALIQLLRERFAAYATLEAASATTLGQALAEHAEVELVLLDLAMPGARGFSALLHVRGEYPQVPVVVISSNDHPRVIRRAQQFGAAGFIPKSAAAEDMAAAIETVLDGGSWFPAMAAEHSEADAALAARLARLTPQQFRVLLCLADGLLNKQIAHELGLAENTVKVHVTAILKKLECYSRTQAAVLVKSLEPEQEAGAD, via the coding sequence ATGTCCGCCCCTGCCCTGCTCGTTGCCGATGACCACCCGCTGTTTCGCGCCGCGCTGATCCAGCTGCTGCGCGAGCGCTTTGCCGCCTACGCCACGCTCGAGGCCGCGAGCGCCACCACGCTCGGCCAGGCGCTGGCCGAGCACGCCGAGGTGGAGCTGGTGCTGCTGGACCTGGCCATGCCGGGCGCGCGCGGCTTCTCGGCGCTCCTGCATGTGCGCGGCGAATACCCGCAGGTGCCGGTGGTGGTGATCTCCTCCAACGACCATCCGCGCGTGATCCGCCGCGCCCAGCAGTTCGGCGCGGCGGGCTTCATCCCGAAGTCGGCCGCGGCCGAGGACATGGCGGCGGCGATCGAGACGGTGCTCGACGGCGGCAGCTGGTTCCCGGCCATGGCGGCCGAGCATTCCGAGGCCGACGCGGCGCTGGCCGCGCGCCTGGCGCGCCTGACGCCGCAGCAGTTCCGCGTGCTGCTGTGCCTGGCCGACGGGCTGCTGAACAAGCAGATCGCGCACGAGCTTGGCCTGGCCGAGAACACCGTCAAGGTGCATGTGACGGCCATCCTCAAGAAGCTCGAGTGCTACAGCCGCACCCAGGCCGCCGTGCTGGTCAAGAGCCTGGAGCCGGAGCAGGAGGCGGGCGCCGATTGA
- a CDS encoding nucleoside recognition domain-containing protein, whose translation MALNWVWTGFFIVAFVTAAARWLLGEAGIFQALLTALFDGARAGFEISLGLAGIMALWLGLMRVGERAGMVELLARVAGPLLRRLFPGVPDGHPAQGAMTLNISANLLGLDNAATPLGLKAMQELQTLNREPVGTASNAQIMFVVMNTAGLTLIPTSVIAIRQSVALKQGLGAGFNAADIFLPTLLVTFASLLAGVIAVAVAQRLPLWRARLLLPILAVGGLLAAAVAALARLPAERAAQIAGSTGAAVILGIVALFLLAGTWRRVNLYDAFIDGAKEGFGVAVQIIPYLIAILAAIGVFRAAGCMDALLSAIGAGVAALGWNTDFLPALPVGLMKVLSGAGARGLMIDVLQTHGVDSFVGRLAAIIQGSTETTFYVLAVYFGSVGVKHHRHALVCALLADAVGLVAAIGVGYAMLR comes from the coding sequence ATGGCACTCAACTGGGTCTGGACGGGTTTCTTCATCGTGGCCTTTGTCACCGCCGCGGCGCGCTGGCTGCTGGGCGAGGCGGGCATCTTCCAGGCCTTGCTCACAGCGCTGTTCGACGGCGCGCGTGCCGGCTTCGAGATCTCGCTGGGCCTGGCCGGCATCATGGCCCTGTGGCTGGGCCTGATGCGCGTGGGCGAGCGCGCGGGCATGGTGGAGCTGCTGGCGCGCGTCGCGGGCCCGCTCTTGCGCCGACTGTTTCCCGGCGTGCCCGACGGCCACCCGGCCCAGGGCGCGATGACGCTCAACATCAGCGCCAACCTGCTCGGGCTGGACAACGCCGCCACGCCCCTGGGCCTCAAGGCCATGCAGGAGCTGCAGACGCTCAACCGCGAACCTGTGGGAACGGCCAGCAACGCGCAGATCATGTTCGTGGTCATGAACACGGCCGGGCTCACGCTGATACCGACCTCGGTCATCGCCATACGCCAGAGCGTGGCCCTCAAGCAGGGCCTGGGCGCGGGCTTCAACGCGGCCGACATCTTTCTGCCCACGCTGCTGGTCACCTTTGCCTCGCTGCTCGCGGGCGTGATCGCCGTGGCCGTGGCACAGCGCCTGCCGCTGTGGCGCGCGCGTCTGCTGCTGCCGATCCTGGCCGTGGGCGGCCTGCTGGCGGCGGCCGTGGCGGCACTCGCGCGCCTGCCGGCCGAGCGCGCGGCGCAGATCGCGGGCAGCACGGGCGCGGCCGTGATCCTGGGCATCGTGGCGCTGTTTCTGCTGGCCGGCACCTGGCGCCGCGTGAATCTGTACGACGCCTTCATCGACGGCGCCAAGGAGGGCTTTGGCGTGGCCGTGCAGATCATTCCCTACCTCATCGCCATCCTGGCCGCCATCGGCGTGTTCCGCGCCGCGGGCTGCATGGACGCGCTGCTCTCGGCCATAGGCGCGGGCGTGGCGGCGCTGGGCTGGAACACCGACTTTCTGCCGGCCCTGCCCGTGGGGCTGATGAAGGTGCTCTCGGGCGCGGGCGCGCGCGGGCTGATGATCGACGTGCTGCAGACGCATGGCGTGGACTCCTTCGTCGGGCGCCTCGCGGCCATCATCCAGGGCTCGACCGAGACCACCTTCTACGTGCTGGCCGTGTACTTCGGCAGCGTGGGCGTCAAGCACCACCGCCACGCCCTGGTCTGCGCGCTGCTGGCCGACGCCGTGGGGCTGGTTGCCGCCATCGGCGTGGGCTACGCCATGTTGCGCTGA
- a CDS encoding DUF3297 family protein, giving the protein MTDSAKLPLPDRLAVDPRSPHHVAAVFQQEGDIGIRFNGRERFDVEEYCISEGWIKVPAGKTVDRRGRPLLITLKGSVEVFYK; this is encoded by the coding sequence GTGACCGATTCCGCCAAACTCCCCCTGCCCGACCGCCTCGCCGTTGATCCGCGCAGCCCGCACCATGTGGCGGCGGTGTTTCAGCAGGAGGGCGACATCGGCATACGCTTCAACGGCCGCGAGCGCTTCGACGTCGAGGAGTACTGCATCAGCGAGGGCTGGATCAAGGTGCCCGCGGGCAAGACCGTGGACCGGCGCGGCCGGCCGCTGCTCATCACGCTCAAGGGGAGCGTGGAGGTGTTCTACAAGTAG
- a CDS encoding acyl-CoA dehydrogenase family protein gives MLPNTFLSADEQAELDLFTASLERFCDTEIEPHYRDWEKAGIVERELFRKMGAQGYLCADVPEGFGGPGAGVRFSFAVVQVLSRRGYGGFVGGLQVHNDIVPPYLLHCGTEAQRQHWLPRMCSGEAVAAIGMTEPGAGSDLKALRTTARREGDGYVINGSKIFISNGQHCDLLVLAAKTDPAAGAKGVSLFLVDTRTPGFSRGQNLEKIGQHAGDTSELFFEDMVVPLDALLGGVEGQGFVQMMRELPRERLIIGVQAVHGARGALDATVRYVQERQAFGQPVAQFQNTRFALAQCAADIAAAEAFVNAGIAACAQGLLTPEAASAIKLHASEMFGRVADACLQLFGGYGYMAEYPIARFWTDARVLRIYGGTSEIMKELVARSLLGR, from the coding sequence ATGCTGCCCAACACCTTTCTCAGCGCCGACGAGCAGGCCGAGCTCGACCTGTTCACCGCATCCCTGGAGCGCTTCTGCGACACCGAGATCGAGCCGCATTACCGCGACTGGGAGAAGGCCGGCATCGTCGAGCGCGAGCTGTTTCGCAAGATGGGCGCGCAGGGCTATCTGTGCGCCGACGTGCCCGAAGGATTTGGCGGCCCGGGCGCGGGCGTGCGCTTTTCGTTTGCCGTGGTGCAGGTGCTCTCGCGCCGCGGCTATGGCGGCTTCGTCGGCGGGCTGCAGGTGCACAACGACATCGTCCCGCCCTACCTGCTGCATTGCGGCACCGAGGCCCAGCGCCAGCATTGGCTGCCACGCATGTGCAGCGGCGAGGCGGTGGCCGCCATCGGCATGACCGAGCCCGGCGCGGGCAGCGACCTCAAGGCCCTGCGCACCACGGCCCGGCGCGAGGGCGATGGCTACGTCATCAACGGCAGCAAGATCTTCATCAGCAACGGCCAGCATTGCGATCTGCTGGTGCTCGCCGCCAAGACCGACCCGGCCGCGGGCGCCAAGGGCGTGAGCCTGTTCCTCGTCGACACCCGCACGCCCGGCTTCTCTCGCGGGCAGAACCTCGAGAAGATAGGCCAGCATGCGGGCGACACCTCCGAGCTGTTCTTCGAGGACATGGTCGTGCCGCTCGATGCGCTGCTCGGTGGCGTGGAGGGCCAGGGCTTTGTGCAGATGATGCGCGAGCTGCCGCGCGAGCGCCTCATCATCGGCGTGCAGGCCGTGCATGGCGCGCGCGGCGCGCTCGACGCCACCGTGCGCTATGTGCAGGAGCGCCAGGCCTTCGGCCAGCCCGTGGCGCAGTTCCAGAACACGCGCTTTGCGCTCGCGCAATGCGCGGCCGACATCGCCGCGGCCGAGGCCTTCGTGAACGCCGGCATCGCCGCCTGTGCCCAGGGCCTGCTCACCCCCGAGGCGGCCAGCGCCATCAAGCTGCACGCGAGCGAGATGTTCGGCCGCGTGGCCGACGCCTGCCTGCAGCTCTTCGGCGGCTACGGCTACATGGCCGAATACCCGATCGCGCGCTTCTGGACCGACGCGCGCGTGCTGCGCATCTACGGCGGCACCTCCGAGATCATGAAGGAGCTCGTGGCGCGCTCGCTGCTCGGGCGCTGA
- a CDS encoding acetyl-CoA C-acyltransferase family protein has translation MTTRDIFIVSTARTAIGSFGGSLKDMPNSQLATTVVRAAIARSGLAPDAVGHVVMGNVIPTDTRDAYLARVAAIDAGCAIDTPAMNVNRLCGSGLQAIISAAQAIGYGDCDVAVAGGSESMSRGPYFDQGARWGQRMGDSKSIDYMLGILHDPWQKMHMGITAENVAERYGISREMQDSLALESQRRAAAAIAAGYFKEQITPVEIATRKGTVLFDTDEHVRAGTTLEQLAGMKPAFRKEGGTVTAGNASGINDGAAAMTLVAGDRLAALGVTPLARLVGYAHAGVEPAYMGIGPVPATQKVLARTGLKAQDMDVIEANEAFAAQACAVMQQLDLDPARVNPNGSGISLGHPVGATGAIITTKAIAELHRTGGRYALVTMCIGGGQGIAAIFERV, from the coding sequence ATGACCACACGAGACATCTTCATCGTCAGCACCGCCCGCACCGCCATCGGCAGCTTTGGCGGCAGCTTGAAGGACATGCCCAACAGCCAGCTCGCCACCACCGTGGTCAGGGCCGCCATCGCGCGCTCGGGCCTCGCGCCCGACGCCGTGGGCCATGTGGTCATGGGCAACGTCATCCCCACCGACACGCGCGACGCCTACCTCGCGCGCGTGGCCGCCATCGACGCGGGCTGCGCCATCGACACGCCTGCCATGAACGTCAACCGCCTGTGCGGCTCGGGCCTGCAGGCCATCATCAGCGCCGCCCAGGCCATTGGCTACGGCGACTGCGACGTGGCCGTGGCCGGCGGCAGCGAGAGCATGAGCCGCGGCCCCTACTTCGACCAGGGCGCGCGCTGGGGACAGCGCATGGGCGACAGCAAGAGCATCGACTACATGCTCGGCATTCTTCACGACCCCTGGCAGAAGATGCACATGGGCATCACGGCCGAGAACGTGGCCGAGCGCTACGGCATCAGCCGCGAGATGCAGGACAGCCTGGCGCTGGAAAGCCAGCGCCGCGCCGCCGCCGCCATCGCTGCCGGGTACTTCAAGGAGCAGATCACCCCCGTGGAGATCGCCACGCGCAAGGGCACGGTGCTGTTCGACACCGACGAGCATGTGCGCGCGGGCACCACGCTCGAGCAGCTCGCGGGCATGAAGCCCGCGTTCAGAAAGGAAGGCGGCACCGTCACCGCGGGCAACGCCTCGGGCATCAACGACGGCGCGGCCGCCATGACCCTGGTCGCGGGCGACCGCCTGGCCGCGCTGGGCGTCACACCGCTGGCGCGCCTCGTGGGCTACGCGCATGCGGGCGTGGAGCCAGCCTACATGGGTATAGGCCCCGTGCCCGCAACGCAAAAGGTGCTGGCGCGCACTGGCCTCAAGGCGCAGGACATGGACGTGATCGAGGCCAACGAGGCCTTCGCCGCCCAGGCCTGCGCCGTCATGCAGCAGCTCGACCTGGACCCGGCCCGCGTCAACCCCAACGGCTCGGGCATCTCGCTCGGCCACCCCGTGGGCGCCACGGGCGCCATCATCACCACCAAGGCCATTGCCGAGCTGCACCGCACGGGCGGGCGCTACGCCCTCGTGACCATGTGCATAGGCGGCGGCCAGGGCATTGCGGCCATTTTCGAGAGGGTATGA
- a CDS encoding enoyl-CoA hydratase-related protein, with translation MTTTPLLITRQGAIVTLQFNRPEAMNALDVATARALLAAVQDIAGDASVRAVLLKGAGRAFVAGGDLALLAADPVQGARALLGPLNEALLLLQNLDAPVIAQVHGAAAGAGLSLMLMCDFVLAAEGTKFNLAYINLGTSCDVGASWALPRLVGLRRALEIAMLGETFGADEALRLGLVNRVLPAAELEAAAQAFAERLAAGPTIAYGHMRRLLRAGLDNDLAAQLQAEARSFEACAQTADMKGGIDAFLAKRKPQFNGR, from the coding sequence ATGACCACCACCCCATTGCTCATCACCCGCCAGGGCGCCATCGTCACGCTGCAGTTCAACCGCCCCGAGGCCATGAACGCGCTCGACGTGGCCACGGCCCGGGCGCTGCTCGCGGCCGTGCAAGACATCGCCGGTGACGCCAGCGTGCGCGCCGTGCTGCTCAAGGGCGCGGGCCGCGCCTTCGTCGCAGGTGGCGACCTGGCCCTGCTCGCGGCCGACCCGGTGCAGGGCGCGCGCGCCCTGCTCGGCCCGCTCAACGAGGCCCTGCTGCTGCTGCAGAACCTCGACGCCCCGGTCATCGCCCAGGTGCATGGCGCGGCCGCGGGCGCGGGCCTGTCGCTGATGCTGATGTGCGACTTCGTGCTCGCGGCCGAGGGCACGAAGTTCAACCTCGCCTACATCAACCTCGGCACCAGCTGCGACGTGGGCGCGAGCTGGGCGCTGCCGCGCCTCGTGGGCCTGCGCCGCGCGCTGGAGATCGCCATGCTCGGCGAGACCTTCGGCGCCGACGAGGCGCTGCGCCTGGGCCTGGTCAACCGCGTGCTGCCCGCCGCCGAGCTCGAGGCCGCGGCCCAGGCCTTTGCCGAGCGCCTGGCCGCCGGCCCCACCATCGCCTACGGCCACATGCGCCGCCTGCTGCGCGCGGGGCTGGACAACGACCTGGCCGCGCAGCTGCAGGCCGAGGCCCGCTCCTTCGAGGCCTGCGCGCAGACGGCCGACATGAAGGGCGGCATAGACGCCTTCCTCGCCAAGCGCAAACCGCAGTTCAATGGAAGGTAA
- a CDS encoding AMP-binding protein: MNLPELTLPQMLRRRALQDGQRIAIRQKDFGIWKPFTWAQYYERAAHFGQGLLELGLEPGGHVGVIAENRIEWVLAQMGAGLVGGITVGVYPTSPSPEVAYVVGHADISIMVCEDQEQTDKVLDALDQLPLLKKIIVMETKGLRSFTPAQRALIATFDEVEHMGRKAHSQTRIDALLAQQTLDDIGLMIYTSGSTGKPKGAMISWRNMRGVTPGIVERLRLAAGTSHLSYLPLCHVAEQMLTTFVPLYLGSTVNFGESIRTVQEDLREVAPSMFLGVPRIWEKLHSSISIKMQETGALRRRLYERALAACAPLAEKPRGQWSLAERLRYGAYYWLVLRALQNFIGLREAKVALTGAAPIAPDVVRFFRTIGVPLIEVYGLTESTGMVTGQDLDRVTVGTVGPVTQGVQHRIADTGELQLRGDMVFAGYYKNPEATAQSIVDGWLHTGDVVREEQGQIKIVDRLKDIMITAGGKNLTPSEIENTMKASPFIKECVIVAEARKYVAALVMIDYETVGKWAEARRIAFTHFRSLVETPEVRRLIDEEIAAGNARLAQVAQIRKFHLLTKELDHDDGEVTATMKVRRSSIYKTYAAEIEALYA; this comes from the coding sequence ATGAATCTCCCCGAACTCACCCTGCCCCAGATGCTGCGCCGGCGCGCGCTGCAGGACGGCCAGCGCATCGCCATAAGGCAAAAGGACTTCGGCATCTGGAAGCCCTTCACCTGGGCCCAGTACTACGAACGCGCCGCGCATTTCGGCCAGGGCCTGCTGGAGCTGGGCCTTGAGCCCGGCGGCCATGTGGGCGTGATTGCCGAAAACCGCATCGAATGGGTGCTGGCGCAGATGGGCGCGGGCCTGGTGGGCGGCATCACCGTGGGCGTCTACCCCACCAGCCCCAGCCCCGAGGTGGCCTATGTCGTGGGCCACGCCGACATCTCCATCATGGTCTGTGAGGATCAGGAGCAGACCGACAAGGTGCTGGACGCGCTCGACCAGTTGCCGCTGCTCAAAAAAATCATCGTCATGGAAACCAAGGGCCTGCGCAGCTTCACGCCCGCGCAGCGCGCCCTGATCGCCACGTTCGACGAGGTCGAGCACATGGGCCGCAAGGCGCACAGCCAGACGCGCATAGACGCGCTGCTGGCGCAGCAAACGCTGGACGACATCGGTCTCATGATCTACACCTCGGGCTCCACGGGCAAGCCCAAGGGCGCGATGATCTCCTGGCGCAACATGCGCGGCGTCACGCCCGGCATCGTCGAGCGCCTGCGGCTCGCCGCGGGCACCTCGCATCTGTCCTATCTGCCGCTGTGCCATGTGGCCGAGCAGATGCTCACCACCTTTGTGCCGCTCTACCTGGGCTCCACCGTCAACTTCGGCGAGTCGATACGCACCGTGCAGGAAGACCTGCGCGAGGTCGCGCCCAGCATGTTCCTGGGCGTGCCGCGCATCTGGGAAAAGCTGCACTCGTCCATCAGCATCAAGATGCAGGAAACCGGCGCGCTGCGCCGCCGCCTGTACGAGCGCGCCCTGGCCGCCTGCGCGCCGCTGGCGGAAAAGCCGCGCGGCCAATGGAGCCTGGCCGAGCGCCTGCGCTACGGCGCGTACTACTGGCTGGTGCTGCGCGCACTGCAGAACTTCATAGGCCTGCGCGAGGCCAAGGTGGCGCTGACGGGCGCGGCGCCCATTGCGCCCGACGTGGTGCGCTTTTTCCGCACCATCGGCGTGCCGCTCATCGAGGTCTATGGGCTGACCGAATCCACCGGCATGGTCACGGGCCAGGACCTCGACCGGGTCACCGTGGGCACCGTGGGCCCGGTCACCCAGGGCGTGCAGCACCGCATTGCCGACACGGGCGAGCTGCAGCTGCGCGGCGACATGGTGTTCGCGGGCTACTACAAGAACCCCGAGGCCACGGCGCAAAGCATTGTGGACGGCTGGCTGCACACGGGCGACGTGGTGCGCGAGGAGCAAGGTCAGATCAAGATCGTCGACCGCTTGAAGGACATCATGATCACCGCCGGCGGCAAGAACCTCACGCCGTCGGAGATCGAGAACACCATGAAGGCCAGCCCCTTCATCAAGGAATGCGTCATCGTGGCCGAGGCGCGCAAGTACGTTGCGGCCCTGGTCATGATCGACTACGAGACCGTGGGCAAATGGGCCGAGGCGCGGCGCATCGCGTTCACGCATTTCCGCTCGCTGGTCGAGACGCCCGAGGTGCGCCGCCTCATCGACGAGGAGATCGCTGCGGGCAACGCCAGGCTCGCCCAGGTGGCGCAGATCCGCAAATTCCACCTGCTCACCAAGGAGCTGGACCACGACGACGGCGAGGTCACGGCCACCATGAAGGTGCGGCGCTCGAGCATCTACAAGACCTATGCGGCGGAGATCGAGGCCTTGTATGCATGA
- a CDS encoding ABC transporter ATP-binding protein, which produces MTQQASTNVLEVNNIEVIYNKAVQALRGLSLSVPRGQIVALLGSNGAGKSTTLKAISNLLPLENGLLASGSIRFAGQDIAAVAPQQLVRRGLSHVMEGRRIFEDLTIEENLVAASYALTGRSNADKPDFDLVYEYFPRLHERRKGLAGYLSGGEQQMLAIGRALIARPELMLLDEPSLGLSPKLTEDIFAIIARINAERATSMLLVEQNATVALAVAHSGYIMESGKIVIDGTAERLASDPDVREFYLGMGSSGEAKSFKEIKHYKRRKRWLS; this is translated from the coding sequence ATGACCCAGCAGGCCTCCACCAACGTCCTCGAGGTCAACAACATCGAGGTCATCTACAACAAGGCCGTGCAGGCCCTGCGCGGGCTGTCGCTCTCTGTGCCGCGCGGGCAGATCGTGGCGCTCCTGGGCAGCAACGGCGCGGGCAAGAGCACCACGCTCAAGGCCATATCGAACCTGCTGCCGCTGGAGAACGGCCTGCTCGCCTCGGGCAGCATCCGCTTTGCGGGGCAGGACATCGCTGCCGTGGCGCCCCAGCAGCTCGTGCGCCGCGGGCTGTCGCATGTGATGGAGGGGCGGCGCATCTTCGAGGACCTGACGATAGAGGAAAACCTCGTCGCCGCAAGCTACGCGCTCACCGGGCGCAGCAACGCGGACAAGCCCGACTTCGACCTGGTCTACGAATACTTTCCGCGCCTGCACGAGCGCCGCAAGGGCCTGGCCGGCTACCTGTCGGGCGGCGAGCAGCAGATGCTCGCGATTGGCCGCGCGCTCATCGCGAGACCTGAGCTGATGCTGCTCGACGAGCCCTCGCTGGGCCTCTCGCCCAAACTCACCGAGGACATCTTCGCCATCATCGCGCGCATCAATGCCGAACGCGCTACCAGCATGCTGCTCGTGGAGCAGAACGCCACCGTGGCCCTGGCCGTGGCGCACAGCGGCTACATCATGGAAAGCGGCAAGATCGTCATCGACGGAACGGCAGAGCGCCTGGCCAGCGACCCCGACGTGCGCGAGTTCTACCTTGGCATGGGCAGCAGCGGCGAGGCCAAGAGCTTCAAAGAGATCAAGCATTACAAGCGGCGCAAGAGATGGCTGTCATGA
- a CDS encoding ABC transporter substrate-binding protein, with product MAQQRISTRRRQLMLGAAAAGAAALTQPLSVLAQGAEDIVIGGSIPMTGVFAFAGVGINAGIQDYVKIVNDAGGIAGRKVRYVPEDTGYKVDVSVATFKKITSQNKVNLYYGDSTGFSKTINPELERNGNILMAGASFASELNDPKKYPQQFLVGPDYTEMFGILLKHIAKEKPGAKVAFVYSDSEFGRDPIEKSEAAAKALGLSVPIKIMTPAGSVDVSTEVIKLRRAAPDYTIFHGYILAPIPEFITQGKQQGMKSKWMGTFWTMDSSTVMKMGEAGDGFMGVMPYRYYYDTEKAPMLDKIRALRPEYQSTAYMQGFLAAMLFLESAKRCLDGNKPLTGANLKAALNTIRDFDTGGLIGVPITISGNSIPVGRVYKADMKAQKMVAASDWIKL from the coding sequence ATGGCACAGCAACGCATTTCCACCCGTCGCCGCCAGCTCATGCTGGGTGCGGCCGCCGCGGGCGCCGCCGCACTCACCCAGCCGCTGTCGGTGCTGGCGCAGGGCGCGGAGGACATCGTCATCGGCGGCTCCATCCCCATGACCGGGGTGTTCGCCTTTGCCGGCGTGGGCATCAACGCCGGCATCCAGGACTACGTGAAGATCGTCAACGACGCCGGCGGCATTGCCGGGCGCAAGGTGCGCTACGTGCCCGAGGACACGGGCTACAAGGTCGACGTGTCGGTGGCCACCTTCAAGAAGATCACCAGCCAGAACAAGGTCAACCTCTACTACGGCGACTCCACGGGCTTTTCCAAGACCATCAACCCCGAGCTCGAGCGCAACGGCAACATCCTCATGGCAGGCGCCTCGTTCGCGAGCGAGCTCAACGATCCCAAGAAATACCCGCAGCAGTTCCTCGTCGGGCCGGACTACACGGAGATGTTCGGCATCCTTCTGAAACACATCGCCAAGGAAAAGCCCGGCGCCAAGGTGGCCTTCGTGTACTCGGACTCGGAGTTCGGCCGCGACCCGATCGAGAAGAGCGAGGCCGCCGCCAAGGCCCTGGGCCTGTCCGTGCCCATCAAGATCATGACGCCCGCGGGCAGCGTGGACGTGTCCACCGAGGTCATCAAGCTGCGCCGCGCCGCACCCGACTACACCATCTTCCACGGCTACATCCTCGCGCCCATCCCCGAGTTCATCACCCAAGGCAAGCAGCAGGGCATGAAGAGCAAATGGATGGGCACCTTCTGGACCATGGACAGCTCCACCGTCATGAAGATGGGCGAGGCCGGCGACGGCTTCATGGGCGTGATGCCCTACCGCTACTACTACGACACCGAGAAGGCCCCGATGCTCGACAAGATCCGCGCGCTGCGCCCGGAATACCAGAGCACGGCCTACATGCAGGGCTTTCTCGCGGCCATGCTGTTCCTCGAATCGGCCAAGCGCTGCCTGGACGGCAACAAGCCGCTCACGGGCGCCAACCTCAAGGCCGCGCTCAACACCATTCGCGACTTCGACACCGGCGGTCTGATCGGCGTGCCCATCACCATCAGCGGCAACTCGATCCCCGTGGGCCGGGTCTACAAGGCGGACATGAAGGCGCAGAAGATGGTTGCGGCGTCCGATTGGATCAAGCTGTGA
- a CDS encoding branched-chain amino acid ABC transporter permease, translating into MRIGTLKQSYVADAALFDSRTQHVWLALGAALLLLFPFMASDYWLYMACLVAINVASSTGLNILTGYTGLVSLGQAAFMGLGAYTVAILQTRWGTPFLLNLLAGGVVAMAGGIVVGIPSLRVKGLYLAIATIAASFIAHFLFANFDFTGGTAGLSLPPAHFFGIDLDTSFRLYWLIVPVTLLMLVGAANLFRTRIGRAFIAIRDRDISAEVLGIPLLRYKLLSFGLSSFYAGVAGGLWAYFFRVVTPESFPLSMSIFFLAAIIVGGMGSILGGILGAAFMTMVPELLKFAFDLLPGGADLAVFLSPVRLVVFGALIIGFLVFEPLGLAEMWRRTRRFFHLWPFRN; encoded by the coding sequence ATGCGTATCGGAACCCTCAAGCAAAGCTATGTCGCGGACGCCGCGCTGTTCGACTCGCGCACCCAGCATGTGTGGCTCGCGCTGGGCGCGGCGCTGCTGCTGCTGTTTCCCTTCATGGCCAGCGACTACTGGCTCTACATGGCCTGCCTGGTGGCCATCAACGTGGCCAGCAGCACGGGGCTGAACATCCTCACGGGCTACACCGGCCTGGTCAGCCTGGGGCAGGCGGCCTTCATGGGCCTGGGCGCCTACACCGTGGCGATTCTGCAGACGCGCTGGGGCACGCCGTTTCTGCTCAACCTGCTGGCCGGCGGCGTCGTGGCCATGGCAGGCGGCATCGTGGTCGGCATCCCCTCGCTGCGCGTCAAGGGGCTGTACCTGGCCATCGCCACGATTGCGGCCTCGTTCATCGCGCATTTCCTGTTTGCCAACTTCGACTTCACGGGCGGCACGGCCGGGCTGTCGCTGCCGCCGGCGCATTTTTTCGGCATCGACCTGGACACGTCGTTTCGCCTGTACTGGCTCATCGTGCCGGTCACGCTGCTCATGCTCGTCGGTGCGGCCAACCTGTTTCGCACGCGCATAGGCCGGGCCTTCATCGCGATCCGCGACCGCGACATCTCGGCCGAGGTGCTGGGCATACCGCTCTTGCGCTACAAGCTGCTGTCGTTCGGCCTGTCCTCGTTCTACGCGGGCGTGGCCGGCGGGCTGTGGGCGTATTTCTTTCGCGTGGTCACGCCCGAGAGCTTTCCGCTGTCCATGTCCATCTTCTTCCTCGCGGCCATCATCGTCGGCGGCATGGGCTCCATCCTCGGCGGCATTCTGGGCGCGGCGTTCATGACCATGGTGCCCGAGCTGCTCAAGTTCGCCTTCGACCTGCTGCCCGGCGGAGCGGACCTCGCGGTGTTCCTCTCGCCCGTGCGCCTCGTGGTGTTTGGCGCTCTCATCATCGGATTTCTGGTGTTCGAGCCCCTGGGGCTCGCCGAAATGTGGCGCCGCACGCGCCGCTTCTTCCATCTGTGGCCCTTCCGTAACTAA